The DNA segment CTGGTTTTGGTCAACGCTTTGAATATGTGAAAGCAGCAGCCAAGTTTAAAACTAATGAAACAAGTGTGAAAGCCCTAGAAAGGTTTAATGCTATGTTACAGCAAAGAAGACTTTGGGCAGAAGCAGCAGGTTTAAATCCAGATGTAATTGAAAAGTTATATCGAGATTTGGTTAGTTACTTTATTGATGAAGAATTGAAAAAATGGCATTCTAATTAAGAAAAGTAGATAGAAACAGGGAAACCGTTAATTGCATGATTTATCGGTCAATTTATTGCTTGCTGCTAATAGATAAAAGTTAAATTACTCTCTTTTGTACAATCCAAAATTTAAAATGAAGATTGCCATCGCTCAACTAAATCCTACTATTGGTGATTTCGCCGGAAATGCTCAAAACATTCTATCAGCAGCACAAGCAGCAGCCGCTGAGGGTGCGCGTTTATTATTAACGCCAGAACTTTCTCTGTGTGGCTATCCTCCGAGAGATTTATTACTAAATCCCAGTTTTGTAGCGGCGATGGGGATGACATTAAAACAGCTAGCCCAAGATTTACCACCCAATTTAGCTGTGTTAGTAGGAACTGTTTCCCCAAATTTAAAAGCCCATACCACTGGCGGTAAAAGTTTATTTAATAGCATTGCTTTGTTAGCAGATGGCAAAATTCAGCAAATTTTTCATAAACGGCTTTTACCTACCTATGATGTATTTGATGAAAATCGTTATTTTGAATCAGGGCTACAAGCTAGTTATTTCACCCTAGATAATCTTGATATTGGTGTAACTATTTGCGAAGATTTATGGAACGATGAAGATTTTTTAGGTAAACGTAGTTATGCAGTAAATCCCGTTGCTGATTTAGCAATTTTACGTGTTGATATAATTGTGAATTTATCTGCCTCACCCTACAGTCTTGGTAAGCAGCAGTATCGAGAATCTATGCTTAAGCATAGCGCGGTACGTTTTGCACAACCGATAATTTATACTAATCAAGTCGGGGGCAATGACGATTTAATTTTTGATGGACGCAGTTTTGTGTTGAATCGTCAAGGTGAAATTGTCTGTCGTGCTAATGGTTTTACAACTGATTTGGTAATAGTGGAATTTGATCAGGCGCAGCGAGATTTACAGTTGAGTTCTGTAGCACCTGCATATATTTCAGAAGAGGAAGAAATTTGGCAGGCTTTGGTGTTGGGAGTCCGCGATTATGCCCAGAAATGCGGTTTTTCTAAAGTGGTGCTGGGTTTAAGTGGGGGAATTGATTCGGCATTAGTAGCTGCGATCGCATCCGTAGCCCTTGGTAAAGAAAATGTCCTCGGTGTCCTCATGCCTTCTCCCTACAGTTCATCACATTCTGTTAGTGACGCTTTGGCATTAGCGGCAAATTTGGGTATCCAAACCACTACTTTAAAGATAGGGGAATTAATGGCAGGGTTTGATCACACCTTAGCCGATTTGTTTGCTGGGACAGAATTCGGCATTGCTGAAGAGAATATCCAATCACGGATTCGCGGCAATTTATTGATGGCGATCGCTAACAAATTTGGTTATCTGCTATTATCCACTGGTAACAAGTCAGAAATGGCAGTGGGTTACTGCACCCTTTACGGAGATATGAATGGCGGGTTAGCTGTAATTGCTGATGTTCCCAAAACCCGTGTTTATTCACTGTGCCATTGGTTAAATCGGGATTGTGAAATTATCCCCCAAAATATTCTCACCAAACCACCCAGCGCTGAACTTAAACCCGGCCAAGTTGATCAAGATTCTCTACCCGACTACGAAATTTTAGATGACATCTTGCAACGCCTGATCCACAACCACCAATCAGCCGCCCAAATTGTTGCCGCAGGCCATGATCCGGTCATTGTCAACCGAATCATTCAGATGGTGGCACGTGCGGAATTTAAACGCCGACAAGCCCCCCCAGGATTAAAAATTACTGATCGCGCCTTTGGTACTGGTTGGCGAATGCCAATTGCCAGTAATTGGGCGGCTGTCAAAAATGCGTATCAAACTCAAACCATCCCCAGCCCTACATGATTTGTTGATGGCTCAGAAAAATCCCTCTTGTACAGACGCGATTTATCGCGTCTCATTTATCGTCTCAGTCTCAGCCTTTGTTTCACCCTCCTAACTCCCGCAACATCCCATCTATCCTATTCACTCCCGCCGAGTCATTTCGCCGTTGATACAAGTCGCGTGCTTTCCGCAGCACGTTATTGGCTTGTGAAGTTTGTCGTCGCTGTTTATACATCAAAGCCATAAACTCATAAGTTTGGGCATTATTGGGATTAAGTTTAATGGCTTCTTGGTAAGCCCAATTAGCGGCTGTAAAGTCTCCCATCCGGGCTTGAGTGATACCTAATCCCAAATAAGCATTTAAATGGTTACGGTTTAGCTGGATCGCACGACGGTAAGATTGTGTCGCCCCCTTAGTGTCACCCAAATTAACTTTGATGTAACCCACAGCGTAATGATAATCACCATTATTAATGTCGAGAGCGATCGCACGACGATAAGAAGCTAAAGCTGGTTGAAAATTTCCTTGCTGGGCATAGAGATAGCCGATACCAGAATGAATTTTAGCGTTCCTTGGCTCGATTTTAGCGGCTTGTTGATAAACAGCGATCGCGCCATTATAGTCTCTAGCTGCCACCAGCCTCTGTCCTTCCTCAAAGAGTCTCTTTAATTGTGGATTTGTCGTTTGCGCTATCAGTACCTGAGCCTGAGCTACCGAGGGGATACTAACAGCAATAAATCCTAAGAACAAAGCACCAATTACAACTGATATCCGTTTGTACACAGTAAAATTCCTGAAATTATAAGGGACTTTTTTTTTGTACATTAAAACAGAAAATTGAAATTTTGAAAACTGTATTTATTTACAGTTACAACAATTTAAGAAATTGTCAATTGTGATACTTTTACACAGCACAAAACATTCTGACTTTATAGTAAAGGACAGATTGTTATTATAAAGTATTCAGTATATCTCGCGAATTAATTCGTGGTTGGACAAAATGCCTTTTATTGAGAGTAATTTTCCTATGTCTTGCCTTTACAGCCATGTCAGGTATGTTACCTTGCTATGATGCTACAAAGAGGCAGGGAAGAGGGAGCAGGGGGCAGGGAGCAGGGGGCAGGGGGATTTGAAACTCATCTCATAAAAGGTATTGAGCAACTACATTGATGTATGGGATCAATCTAAAATCTAAAATTGAGTGGCGGGGTAATTTATGATTGTAACTACGACTGATGTGATTCAAGGTGCTATTATTGAATCATATTTAGGGATTGTGACGGCGGAAGTTGTGTACGGCAGTAATTTTATCCGAGATTTTTTTGCCAGCATTCGAGATATTATCGGTGGTCGGACTGCTAGCTATGAGCGTCTATTTGAGCAGGGACAGCGCAGAGCCATAGAAGAATTAGAACAACGCGCACAGCGTTTAGGCGCAGATGCTGTGATTGGAATTGAATTTGATACTGGCACAATCAATCTTGAGCAAACCGGAGTTTTGTTATTGATTACGGCCACGGGTACTGCTGTGAAAATGCGTTAATTTGTGACTATAGAACTCATATTTGATTTATGAAACACACGTAGGGTGTGTGATCGAGGTGAGTACGGCACCAAGACCCACAAAGACGGTGCGTTAGAGGATCTTTTAAAAGTTTTGGGCGAATATAATATGGCTACGCCACGCGTTAGCGATACGCTACTAGATAGGCAAAGTCCACCTCCGTGGACTAATGAAGGATTAAGGTTTTTAACCCGCGCAGGCGGGCTTCCCTACGGGAAGACGCTTCGCGTCATGTCTGTATAGCCGCGACTTCTAGTCGCCAGGGTTAGTAATAAATTAGACTTTACAAACATCCTCTTAGGCTAAAGCCATAACACACCCTACATATACTTAGATTTTTGCCATAATCAAATCGGATTCCTATATATAATTCAAAGCACAAAAATCAGATATAAATTTTCCATAAAATTAATAGAGTTTTACGACTTAATTTTAGTTAATCCTGCCGAAGATAGAGTAATTAACTCTTTCTATTGATAGATATTAAAAATCATATCTGGCAATTTAATTTTAAGCATAAGCATGAATCATCAAATCAATATACCAGAAGAAAAACTTTGCTGACAAAGCAATGGAGAAAATAAACTATGTCATACATGAATCGCGTCGGCGATGATGTTATTAATGAACCCGCAGTAGCAGGTAGAGTAGCAGAATATCATGATCGGGTGCGCTGGGGGCCAATAATTGCTGGCGTGTTGGTGGCCTTAGCTACCCAATTAATCTTGAGTTCCTTATTTGGGGCTATCGGAGCAGGTACAATTGCCGGCTCAGGAGCGCCCAGAAGCATAGCACCTGATGTTGCGGCTAATGTGGGAATTTGGTCAACCCTGGCTTTGTTAATTTCCCTATTTATTGGTGGTTGGGTGACAGCTCGTGCTTGTGGTCCAATGAACCGAAATACAGCCCTACTCAATGGCGCAATTCTTTGGGCTACGACTCTGGCACTTAGTTCTTGGCTATTGGCAAGTGGAGTCTGGGGTACTTTTGGTGTGGTGGCTCCTAATGTTGCAGTAGCTGTACCCCCAGTGGCTCAACCAGGAGTTCCCGTACCGCCAACTGCACAAGGTTTAACTGCTGAACAAGCTCGCGAAATTGCTGCCGCCACCTCTACAGCTTTGTGGTGGTTTGTATTGGGTTCCTTGTTGAGTTTAGCTACGGCTCTCATGGGCGCTGTGGTGGGCGCTCGCAGTCCTAGAACTAACAATTATCGGACTTAAATGTTTGGTACAATTAAAGACAATTCATCCCTAATAGGACTTACGCACAAGTTACGAAAGAATGAACCACGAAGGAACGAAGAACACGAAGGCAAGAGGGTTTGAGAGATATTTTGCGTAAGTCCTGCCTAAAAGTACCTTTTTTAAGGTGCTTTTTATTCTGGGAATGGGATTTCTTGTCACTTTTACCATTTTAAATATGAAGCTTCAATACCTTGTTCTCGCTTAATTTTGGCATCCTTTTCAAACCAAGAGATCAGTTGTTGTGTTGTTAAATCTTCCACAGGGATACCATATTCTTGGGCAATATGCTTGAGGAGTTTGAGGGATGAAATTGTTAATCTGGTTAAAAATTTTTCTGAAGAAGATAACAAAGCTGCATCTACTTTTGCTGATTCTTCTAAGCTGAGAAATTGTGTCGTCGGTTGCTGCGGTGGTATATCCATAAATTTATTTTTCCAACGTAGTTAAATGTTGATTCATGGACAATAAATAATTATTGATTGGTAAAAAGCCTTACCACTCAAGTATTAGCCATGATTTAAACTGAATGTGATTGTGTATGTCGAGCCTGCACTAAATAGCCACAACGATGTTCACCATCGATAATCCAATGGGTACGTTCTACGTGACAATCTGGTAGCACCGCCGCAAACATTTCTAATTCATGACCGCAGATACTAGGGAACGACTCAGCGACGTTAGAAATCGCACAGTTATGTTCCATGAAGATAAAGCTATCCTCTTGTGAGGATTCCACAGAGTGATATTCTGCCATAAAACCTTCCGCTTTTCTCAGATTCACTAAATTAGCTACACGTTCTTCTAGTGATCCGTTGCCGACGCGATCGCGGTATTCTTGAGCTTTACGCTCCCACTGTTTTTGTAAAATCGAGGTTACTTGGTCACGGCCTACGGTTTGGGCTAAAGTGTCCAACAGTGAAACAGCAAATTCACCGTAGCGATCGCTTTGATAATTGTTTAAACTCCGTTGCAGGCGATCGCGTCCCCGGCGGCTTAATCTATAGATATGCTGCGGTCGTCCCATACCTATTTGTACAGATGAATACAAAACTAAATCTTCCGTCTCCAAATCTTTGAGATGACGACGAATTGCTTGCTTGCTCACATCTAAAACTTCGGCTAACTCAAAAGCAGTTGCTTGTGAGCGCTTAAGCAGATACTCCAAAATATCTTGCTTGGTTGAGGTCTGGTGAATAGTCTCCATTTGCTCTACAAGACGCTGCATGAACGTCCCCAAATATTTTTTTTAGAAAATTTGACTTTAACAACATTCTTGTTGTTAATTTAGCGTAAAATGAAAATAAATTAAACAACGAATATGTTGTTTTACTCCCTAAGTCCTATTTTAACAGCCGTGTAGCCACTCGGAGACACGAGAAGGGAAGAGGCTAAACAGCCCGTCTCCCATCCTTAAAGAGATTTTCGTAAACAGATTCCACAATTCCAGTTCTGAACACAAGAGATTAATACCGATGAGTGCCACTGTCAAAACCTTAGTCAACCAACCCTACAAGTACGGCTTTATTACAGATATTGAAGCTGACACTATTCCGCGTGGACTAAATGAGGACGTTGTTCGCTTGATCTCCTCTAAGAAGAACGAGCCACAGTTCATGTTAGATTTTCGCCTCAAATGTTATCGCCAGTGGCTAAAAATGACGGAACCAACTTGGCCGAGTGTCAAGTATCCAGCTATCGACTATCAGAATATTATCTACTACTCTGCGCCCAAGAAGAAGAAAGCCAAGCTCAACAGCTTAGATGAGGTAGATCCTACCCTACTGGAAACCTTTGAAAAATTGGGTATTTCCCTCAATGAACAGAAGCGACTAGCCAATGTAGCTGTCGATGCGATTTTTGATAGCGTTTCTGTTGCTACGACATTTAAGGATAAACTCGCCGAAGATGGAGTTATCTTTTGCTCAATTTCGGAAGCTTTACAAGAACATCCCGAACTGGTGCGGAAGTATCTGGGTAGCGTCGTTCCTCCAGCCGACAATTATTTTGCCGCTTTAAATGGTGCTGTATTCAGTGACGGTTCTTTTGTCTATATTCCTAAAGGCGTAAAATGCCCAATGGAATTGTCTACATATTTCCGTATTAACTCCGGTGATACGGGACAGTTTGAACGGACTTTGATTGTGGCTGAAGAAGGTAGCTATGTTTCCTACCTAGAAGGTTGCACTGCACCGATGTATGACACCAATCAATTACACGCAGCCGTGGTGGAACTTGTCGCCCTGGATAACGCGGAAATTAAATACTCCACTGTTCAAAACTGGTACGCCGGTGATGAAAAGGGTAAAGGTGGGATTTATAATTTTGTGACTAAGCGCGGTTTGTGTCAAGGTGTGAATTCTAAGATTTCCTGGACTCAAGTCGAAACTGGTTCGGCGATTACTTGGAAGTATCCTAGCTGTGTCTTGGTGGGTGATAATTCTGTGGGTGAATTTTACTCGGTAGCGCTCACAAATAATATGCAGCAAGCTGACACGGGGACGAAGATGATTCACGTGGGTAAAAATACTCGCAGTACGATTATTTCTAAGGGGATATCGGCGGGGAATTCTAGTAATAGTTATCGCGGTTTGGTGAAGGTGAATCCCACGGCTAAGGGTGCGAGAAATTATTCTCAATGCGACTCGATGCTGATTGGCGATAATGCCCATGCTAATACTTTCCCTTATATTCAGGTGCAGAATAACGCTAGTAAGGTGGAGCATGAAGCTTCTACTTCTAAGATTGGTGAGGACCAATTGTTTTATTTTGCTCAACGGGGTATTTCTCAGGAGGACGCTATTTCGATGATGATTAGCGGTTTCTGCAAGGATGTTTTTAATCAGCTACCTATGGAGTTTGCGGTGGAGGCTGACAAGCTTTTGAGTATGAAGTTGGAAGGTAGTGTTGGGTAATTGGGCTTTGTTTGTGGTTTTGGATTTAGATTAACGAACCGCAAAGGGCGCAAAGTTCACGAAGTAAGAGAAGAGCAGGGAAGGGAAGAGAGAGAAGATGATTATTGAAAATAGTGATGTTGTGCTGTCGGTTAAGGATTTGACGGCTAGTGTTGATGGGACTCCGATTTTGAAGGGGTTGAATCTTGAGGTTCGGGCTGGGGAAGTTCATGCGATTATGGGACCGAATGGTTCTGGTAAGAGTACTTTTTCTAAGGTTTTGGCTGGACACCCGGCTTATGAGGTGACTGGTGGTGAGGTGATTTTTGAAGGTAAGAATTTACTGGAAATGGAACCGGAGGAACGGGCTAGATTAGGTGTGTTTTTGGCGTTTCAATATCCGTTGGAAATTCCAGGTGTGAGTAATCTGGATTTCTTACGGGTGGCTTACAATTCTCGCCGCAAGGCTCAGGGTTTGGAGGAGTTGGACGCTTTTGATTTTGATGATTTGATTGAGGAAAAGTTGGATGTGGTGAAGATGAATCCTTCTTTTCTCAACCGCAGTCTGAATGAAGGGTTTTCTGGTGGTGAGAAGAAGCGGAATGAAATTCTGCAAATGGCTCTGCTAGAACCAAAGTTGGGTATTCTGGATGAGACTGATTCAGGCTTAGATATTGATGCTCTGAGAATTGTGGCTGATGGTGTGAATCAATTGGCTAGTCCAGAAAATGCCACGATTATGATTACTCACTATCAACGTTTGCTGAATTATATTGTGCCGGATTTTGTCCATGTGATGGCAAATGGAAAAATTCTCATGAGTGGTGGTAAGGATTTGGCGCTGGAATTGGAAGAGCGCGGTTATGACTGGGTTCTGGAAGGTGCTGAGGTGGGTGTGTAATGACTATTCAAGTTTCTCCTAGTCCGGTTCCTAACTCAAATGCTGTCAGCTTGACTTCTACTCTGTTAAATAAAGATAGTTATCTAACTGGGTTGTTAGATGAAGTAACTACACCACAAGCAGCAGATTACTTGCAGGAATTACGCCAAGGTGCTGCTAATTGGGTGCGTCATTCCAGTATCCCTACTACCCGTGAGGAGGAATGGCGGTTTACTGATTTGTCAGCGCTGCGTCAGGTGCAGTTTCATCTGGAAACACAATTAAAATCAGTTGATATTTCGGCTTTAACTTTACCAGAGGCTGTTAATAGTCGTTTGGTGTTTGTTAATGGTGTCTATGCGCCGGATTTATCCGCAGTTGCAGATTTACCTTCTGGGGTTGTAGTCGGTAATTTGGCGGGTTTTTCCAAGTCTCAGCAAGAAATTGTTAAACAGTATTTAGCTCAAGCTGAGGGTTCACAGGAGGTTTTTACTGCTCTCAATACTGCTGGAATATCTGATGCGGCGGTGGTTTGGGTGGCTAAAAATGTGATTGTGGAAACTCCTATTCATCTGTTATTTATTGCGGTTGCTGGTGATACAGCGACGATTTCTCAGCCGCGTTGTTTGGTGGTGGCTGAAACTGGTGGTAGTGTGACTGTGGTGGAAGATTTTATTAACCGCAGAGGCGCAGAGGACGCAGAGGGGGTTTACCTGACTAATGCGGTTACGGAAGTTTGGCTCGGTGAGAATGCTCAGGTGAGTCATACTAGAATTGAGCGCGAAGGTACAGAGGCTTTTCATGTGGGGAAGACTGCTGTTACTCAAGCTCGTGATAGTCGATATACTTGTCATGCTTTGAGTTTTGGCGGTAAGTTATCGCGCCACAATTTAGAAATTCTGCAAACTGGTGAACAAACCGAAACGACTCTCAACGGTTTGACGATGATTTCTGGTAGACAGGTGGGTGATACTCACAGTGCGATCGCACTTAATTATCCCCATAGTACCAGCACACAGTTACATAAGTGCATTGTCGGCGATCGCGCTCATGCAGTATTCAATGGTAAGGTGTTTGTGCCGAAAGCCGCACAGTTAACAAATGCCGGTCAATTAAATCGCAATTTATTGTTATCATCAAAAGCCAGAGTTGATACTAAGCCGCAGTTGGAAATTACCGCCGACAACGTGAAATGCGCTCATGGTGCTACCGTCAGCCAGTTGGAAGACGATGAAATCTTTTATCTCCAAAGTCGGGGAATTAACGAAAACGATGCGCGTAAGTTGTTAATTAATGCCTTTGCTGCCGAAATTATCAACCAAATCCCAGTCAAATCTCTACAAGCAGTCCTATTAAACACAGTCAATAGTCTCAAGTCTTTGACTAATGACTAATATTTCCTTAATGTACAAACCCCCAGATAAATCTGGGGAATCAATCCCAAATCCCAAATCCTCAAACCTATAGATTTATCTGTGGAGTCAATCCAAAATCTAAAATCTAAAATCTAAAATTGTATGACTTTCACCCCTACCAAAACCCTAGCTGATAAAGTTCGCGCTGATTTCCCGATATTGCATCAGGAAGTTAACGGGAAACCTTTAGTTTATCTGGATAATGCAGCTACTTCCCAAAAACCTTTGTTCGTGTTAAACATCCTGCGGGATTATTACGAACAATATAATGCTAATGTGCATCGTGGCGCTCATACTCTGAGTGCTAAAGCCACTGATGCTTATGAAGGTGCGCGAGATAAAGTAGCTAAATTTATTAATGCTGCTTCACGTCAGGAAATCATCTACACCCGCAACGCCAGTGAAGCCATTAACCTGGTAGCTTACAGCTGGGGGATGAACAATTTGCAAGCAGGGGACGAAATTATTATGTCGGTGATGGAACACCACAGTAATATCGTTCCTTGGCAACTTGTATCACAAAAAACGGGTGCGGTGTTAAAGTTTGTGGAATTGACACCAGAAGGAAGTTTTGATTTAGAACAGTTTAAAAAACTGATTTCTGACAAGACTAAATTAGTTGCTGTGAGTCATGTTTCTAATACTTTGGGATGTATTAATCCAGTCGCAGAAATTGCGAAGATTACTCACAAATACGGTGCAAAATTATTAGTTGATGGTTGCCAAAGCATACCACATATGCCCGTGGATGTGCAACAAATAGACTGTGATTGGTTGGTTGCTTCCGGTCATAAAATGTGCGCCCCCACTGGCATAGGATTTTTGTATGGTAAATTGGAAATCTTAGAATCAATGCCGCCATTTTTTGGTGGGGGTGAAATGATTGCAGATGTGTATTTAGATCATTCTACCTACGCCGAATTACCCCATAAATTTGAAGCTGGTACTCCTGCAATTGCGGAGGCGATCGCCTTGGGTGCTGCGGTAGATTATCTTAGTAATATTGGCATGGATAAAATCCACGCCTACGAAGCCGAACTCACAGCGTATTTGTTCCAACAATTAGAGCAAATACCCCAAATTACAATTTACGGCCCCAAACCCAACGCCAAAGGGGAAGGAAGGGCTGCATTAGCTGCATTTACAGCCGCAGATGTTCACCCCAATGACTTATCGACATTATTAGATCAAGAAGGCGTAGCGATTCGTTCTGGACACCACTGCACTCAACCATTACACCGTTACTTAGCTTTACCGGGAACCGCACGGGTAAGTTTATCTTTTTACAACACCCGCGAAGAAATTGACATTTTCATCAAAGCGCTTAAGGAAACTCTGGACTTTTTTGCTGGTTTCCTGGCTTAAATACAAGGTGGGTAATTCCCACCTTTTTGGTGTTCCCTTAGCCATATAGCATTTTCCAGTCTAATAAAATACAAAACTATCTGCGTTTAATTATTACTGCTTGTACCTCAATACGGTTCAGTTTAGGCTAAAACTCCTGCTCAAAGCCTATTTTTTGAACGTTCGCGTAGCGTGCGCGTAGCGCATACCGCAAAGAACGCAAAGGACACAAAGATAAGAAAGAAAGGCTTAACTGAACTGTATTGGCTTGTACCTCACTTGAATGGGAATTGCTATAAATTTTTCAAACATCCTCTCAGCCCGACTTTTGGAAACAGTCAGGGATTTTTTCATACTCCAAGGAAATGTTAAAACTTTTGGTGTATTGAATAACACCTAGAAATCCCGAACCGTAACGCGATAGCGAAGCGCTGCGAAGCAATCGCCTGGATATCCTCCTCATGAGAATGAGACAGCAACACGTTAAGCTAGATAAGAGTAGCATTTTGTTGCACTTTTCAGATAATTTTTATTTTTCCTGCTTGAGAAACCCGGAATGCTAGACCACATTTTTGATTACCTTCACTTTAATTTCAGCGTTGAAGCCCCGATAGTGCTGCTAATCCTGGTTCTATTAGAGGCGGTGCTATCTGCTGATAACGCGATCGCCCTCGCTGCGATCGCCCAAGGATTAGAAGACAAGGAACTCGAACGTAAAGCCCTCAACTTTGGTTTAGTCGTTGCTTATGTGCTGCGAATTAGCCTGATTCTTACTGCCACTTGGATACAAAAATACTGGCAATTTGAATTATTAGGTGCTGCCTATTTGCTGTGGTTGGTGTTTCAACACTTTACCTCAGAAGAAGCCAAAGACGAGCATCATCACGGCCCCCGTTTTAATTCTTTGTTGCAAGCCGTACCTGTAATTGCCTTTACAGATTTAGCATTTTCCTTGGATAGTGTGACTACTGCGATCGCGGTTTCTCAAGAAAAGTGGCTAGTGCTGACTGGTGCAACAATTGGCATCATTACCTTGCGATTTATGACCGGATTATTTATCCGTTGGTTAGACGAATTTAAAAACCTCGAAGATGCCGGTTATATCACCGTAGCGTTTGTCGGTTTTCGCCTGTTATTGCGAGTGATTAACGATAATTTAGTCCCACCAGAATGGGCAGTAATTTCTGCGATCGCGCTGGTTCTCGTCTGGGGATTTTCTGTGCGTAATGTCATTGAAGAAGTACCCGAATTAGAACCAGAAAAAAGTCAAGTTTCCAAATGAGGTGAGGGATTTAACAAATTTCCCCCACACCCCTGTAGAGACGCGATGCATCGCGTCTTTTTAAACTATTCCTGCAACCAAGGTGTTAAATGTGGTTGCCAACTAACTAAT comes from the Nodularia sp. NIES-3585 genome and includes:
- a CDS encoding isochorismate lyase, with amino-acid sequence MKSAKDCRNIQEIRDEIDIIDQQIITGFGQRFEYVKAAAKFKTNETSVKALERFNAMLQQRRLWAEAAGLNPDVIEKLYRDLVSYFIDEELKKWHSN
- a CDS encoding NAD+ synthase translates to MKIAIAQLNPTIGDFAGNAQNILSAAQAAAAEGARLLLTPELSLCGYPPRDLLLNPSFVAAMGMTLKQLAQDLPPNLAVLVGTVSPNLKAHTTGGKSLFNSIALLADGKIQQIFHKRLLPTYDVFDENRYFESGLQASYFTLDNLDIGVTICEDLWNDEDFLGKRSYAVNPVADLAILRVDIIVNLSASPYSLGKQQYRESMLKHSAVRFAQPIIYTNQVGGNDDLIFDGRSFVLNRQGEIVCRANGFTTDLVIVEFDQAQRDLQLSSVAPAYISEEEEIWQALVLGVRDYAQKCGFSKVVLGLSGGIDSALVAAIASVALGKENVLGVLMPSPYSSSHSVSDALALAANLGIQTTTLKIGELMAGFDHTLADLFAGTEFGIAEENIQSRIRGNLLMAIANKFGYLLLSTGNKSEMAVGYCTLYGDMNGGLAVIADVPKTRVYSLCHWLNRDCEIIPQNILTKPPSAELKPGQVDQDSLPDYEILDDILQRLIHNHQSAAQIVAAGHDPVIVNRIIQMVARAEFKRRQAPPGLKITDRAFGTGWRMPIASNWAAVKNAYQTQTIPSPT
- a CDS encoding tetratricopeptide repeat protein produces the protein MYKRISVVIGALFLGFIAVSIPSVAQAQVLIAQTTNPQLKRLFEEGQRLVAARDYNGAIAVYQQAAKIEPRNAKIHSGIGYLYAQQGNFQPALASYRRAIALDINNGDYHYAVGYIKVNLGDTKGATQSYRRAIQLNRNHLNAYLGLGITQARMGDFTAANWAYQEAIKLNPNNAQTYEFMALMYKQRRQTSQANNVLRKARDLYQRRNDSAGVNRIDGMLRELGG
- a CDS encoding YbjQ family protein, giving the protein MIVTTTDVIQGAIIESYLGIVTAEVVYGSNFIRDFFASIRDIIGGRTASYERLFEQGQRRAIEELEQRAQRLGADAVIGIEFDTGTINLEQTGVLLLITATGTAVKMR
- the sufR gene encoding iron-sulfur cluster biosynthesis transcriptional regulator SufR, which produces METIHQTSTKQDILEYLLKRSQATAFELAEVLDVSKQAIRRHLKDLETEDLVLYSSVQIGMGRPQHIYRLSRRGRDRLQRSLNNYQSDRYGEFAVSLLDTLAQTVGRDQVTSILQKQWERKAQEYRDRVGNGSLEERVANLVNLRKAEGFMAEYHSVESSQEDSFIFMEHNCAISNVAESFPSICGHELEMFAAVLPDCHVERTHWIIDGEHRCGYLVQARHTQSHSV
- the sufB gene encoding Fe-S cluster assembly protein SufB — encoded protein: MSATVKTLVNQPYKYGFITDIEADTIPRGLNEDVVRLISSKKNEPQFMLDFRLKCYRQWLKMTEPTWPSVKYPAIDYQNIIYYSAPKKKKAKLNSLDEVDPTLLETFEKLGISLNEQKRLANVAVDAIFDSVSVATTFKDKLAEDGVIFCSISEALQEHPELVRKYLGSVVPPADNYFAALNGAVFSDGSFVYIPKGVKCPMELSTYFRINSGDTGQFERTLIVAEEGSYVSYLEGCTAPMYDTNQLHAAVVELVALDNAEIKYSTVQNWYAGDEKGKGGIYNFVTKRGLCQGVNSKISWTQVETGSAITWKYPSCVLVGDNSVGEFYSVALTNNMQQADTGTKMIHVGKNTRSTIISKGISAGNSSNSYRGLVKVNPTAKGARNYSQCDSMLIGDNAHANTFPYIQVQNNASKVEHEASTSKIGEDQLFYFAQRGISQEDAISMMISGFCKDVFNQLPMEFAVEADKLLSMKLEGSVG
- the sufC gene encoding Fe-S cluster assembly ATPase SufC, with the protein product MIIENSDVVLSVKDLTASVDGTPILKGLNLEVRAGEVHAIMGPNGSGKSTFSKVLAGHPAYEVTGGEVIFEGKNLLEMEPEERARLGVFLAFQYPLEIPGVSNLDFLRVAYNSRRKAQGLEELDAFDFDDLIEEKLDVVKMNPSFLNRSLNEGFSGGEKKRNEILQMALLEPKLGILDETDSGLDIDALRIVADGVNQLASPENATIMITHYQRLLNYIVPDFVHVMANGKILMSGGKDLALELEERGYDWVLEGAEVGV
- the sufD gene encoding Fe-S cluster assembly protein SufD, whose amino-acid sequence is MTIQVSPSPVPNSNAVSLTSTLLNKDSYLTGLLDEVTTPQAADYLQELRQGAANWVRHSSIPTTREEEWRFTDLSALRQVQFHLETQLKSVDISALTLPEAVNSRLVFVNGVYAPDLSAVADLPSGVVVGNLAGFSKSQQEIVKQYLAQAEGSQEVFTALNTAGISDAAVVWVAKNVIVETPIHLLFIAVAGDTATISQPRCLVVAETGGSVTVVEDFINRRGAEDAEGVYLTNAVTEVWLGENAQVSHTRIEREGTEAFHVGKTAVTQARDSRYTCHALSFGGKLSRHNLEILQTGEQTETTLNGLTMISGRQVGDTHSAIALNYPHSTSTQLHKCIVGDRAHAVFNGKVFVPKAAQLTNAGQLNRNLLLSSKARVDTKPQLEITADNVKCAHGATVSQLEDDEIFYLQSRGINENDARKLLINAFAAEIINQIPVKSLQAVLLNTVNSLKSLTND